The Spirosoma radiotolerans genome has a window encoding:
- a CDS encoding DUF5009 domain-containing protein has protein sequence MIQPQTVPISSARPLSVANRVDAIDILRALTMILMIFVNDLWSLTNIPAWLEHVPRGVDGIGLADVVFPAFLFIVGMSLPFAVNARRQKGDTDRVIIGHVLMRSVALLVMGVFLVNGESIDETATGLSRHVWNVLACICFIRLWGVYPKTADKWNKLIAKLVVVGLLITLAMVYRGENNSRFAPHWWGILGLIGWSYLGAALVTVFARNRILILLTAWVGFAVLSMLAAAQVLPQAISIIPNAISGGTLVGLTMGGVVISTLFQQYRQQGENRRMTLIFIVASVVLIALSVYTRTFWGLSKLAATPAWLFLCSAFTILAFTAIYWLVDVSGKAQWFESIRPAGTDTLLCYLIPYFAYAFTTLLNLHLPDVLLTGGVGLLKSVLFALLCVWITGRLNKVGVRLKL, from the coding sequence ATGATTCAGCCACAGACGGTACCTATTTCATCGGCACGGCCACTTAGCGTAGCCAATCGGGTAGACGCTATTGACATACTGCGGGCCCTGACGATGATCCTAATGATTTTCGTCAATGATCTATGGTCGTTAACGAACATTCCAGCCTGGTTGGAACACGTACCCCGTGGGGTCGATGGAATTGGCTTGGCCGACGTAGTATTTCCGGCCTTTCTATTCATTGTGGGCATGTCGCTCCCGTTTGCCGTCAACGCCCGACGTCAGAAAGGGGATACCGATCGTGTGATTATCGGCCATGTGCTGATGCGTTCGGTGGCGCTGCTGGTCATGGGCGTTTTTCTGGTCAATGGCGAATCCATTGATGAAACCGCCACGGGATTATCCCGGCATGTCTGGAATGTACTGGCTTGTATTTGTTTTATTCGGCTTTGGGGTGTGTACCCAAAAACCGCAGACAAGTGGAATAAATTAATCGCCAAACTCGTCGTTGTTGGCCTGTTGATCACTCTGGCTATGGTATACCGAGGGGAAAACAATAGCCGGTTTGCTCCACACTGGTGGGGAATTCTGGGCCTGATTGGCTGGTCATATCTGGGCGCAGCGCTTGTGACGGTTTTTGCCCGAAACCGGATACTGATTCTACTAACCGCTTGGGTTGGCTTTGCCGTGTTAAGCATGCTGGCTGCTGCACAGGTACTGCCCCAAGCCATCTCCATTATCCCCAATGCGATCAGTGGCGGAACGCTCGTGGGCCTTACGATGGGGGGCGTAGTAATCTCAACCCTGTTTCAACAATACCGGCAGCAAGGGGAGAATAGACGAATGACGCTCATTTTTATCGTGGCATCCGTTGTGCTGATTGCTCTTTCTGTTTATACGCGGACATTCTGGGGATTAAGCAAACTGGCCGCTACCCCCGCCTGGTTGTTTTTGTGCAGTGCATTTACCATTCTGGCGTTTACGGCCATCTACTGGCTGGTGGATGTGAGTGGTAAAGCACAGTGGTTTGAATCGATCCGACCCGCTGGCACCGATACACTCCTGTGTTACCTGATTCCGTATTTCGCCTATGCCTTTACCACCTTACTCAACCTGCATCTGCCCGACGTCCTGCTA
- a CDS encoding tetratricopeptide repeat protein produces the protein MPYSTAQSGQYHSLRINSSRWLICLTLGLFVSLSALAQRTQSYAEPDYHYRNGLELFEKANYAAARYEFRQYVEPRRGDGSQTLLNTGDQNLVEAEYYIALTSLYIDEPGAELLVDRFVKNHSQHPKAGQLYGDLGTYYYTRQDYTKAIDFLEKAVAQGGSATQQTGYKYQLALSYYNTQDLKKALPLLNEVKLDPGSPDAPAASYYAGVINFRNRNYNEAVADFRRVENNPIYQNQVPNWIAQALYRQRRFDDLLTYTEPLLKRNNGAGMNEVALFTAEVFYQQNQFARAIPYYKQYINATGAKAPGAVKFRYGQSLFRTGAYNDAITQLKSLAGGKDTTAQYAAYTLGVSYLQTQNPTYALNAFDQAGRLSFNREIQEEARFNHAKLQLDQNNGADAVKELTAFLKQYPDSKFENEANELVGEAYYASNNYPAAIAYIEGLKRRTPKINATYQRLTFNQGVNDFNAERYQQAVANLDKSLKFPVDNELQQAAQFWKAEAYSAGKQYDTAIPLYASIKSGAGDYSTKSLYGLGYAYYNKKDYARALPYFRDFVSKGASADGGVQVQDATIRLADSYFATKQYENALRAYDQAIAQNAPDKDYASYQKAVILSYVGRDAEAKAQFDQVQRQYPNSRFVDESLFQKANVDFEKGAYQVAIQEFTKLIQDKPNSSLVPAALLKRAIAYGNLQQYDPAVADYKRILDNYGDSDQAQSALLGIQNTLNDAGRPEEFSQVLGQYKKGNPGSTDVERVQFDNAKNIYSTGKYEQAIQSFLAFMQEYPASPGTNEARYYLAESYRQTNDVANALRYYNLVIADNKSDFLIRAASRAADLEAKQKNYPRAIRNYQIIQSRANSKAEQVTAQLGLMDTYFVYPKLDSAAAIAREVVAGGNVVAGAQNRAQLMLGKVALAKNDYKTAQADFEKTIALAKDVSGAEAQYFLGEILYRQKKYKESVATLLKFNEQFSDFEYWKGKAFILVSDNNVALDEPAQAKAVLNSIIENSSDQTIVAEAKEKLTALESK, from the coding sequence ATGCCCTATTCAACCGCCCAATCGGGTCAATACCATTCGCTCCGTATCAACAGCAGCCGGTGGCTCATCTGCCTAACCCTTGGGTTGTTTGTCAGCCTGTCGGCACTGGCCCAGCGAACCCAGAGTTATGCTGAACCTGATTACCATTACCGGAACGGACTTGAACTTTTCGAGAAAGCCAACTATGCGGCTGCCCGGTATGAGTTTCGGCAATACGTCGAACCGCGTCGGGGAGATGGCTCCCAAACACTACTGAACACCGGCGATCAGAATCTGGTCGAGGCCGAATATTACATTGCGCTCACCAGCCTGTACATCGACGAGCCGGGAGCCGAACTGCTTGTGGACCGCTTCGTTAAAAACCACAGCCAGCACCCCAAAGCCGGGCAGCTTTATGGCGATTTAGGCACTTACTATTACACCCGGCAGGATTACACGAAGGCCATCGATTTTCTGGAGAAAGCCGTGGCTCAGGGTGGTAGCGCCACGCAGCAAACCGGCTATAAATATCAGTTGGCCCTTTCCTACTACAATACGCAGGATTTGAAGAAGGCGTTGCCATTGCTCAATGAGGTCAAACTCGATCCGGGCTCGCCCGATGCGCCTGCGGCCTCCTATTATGCCGGGGTTATCAATTTCCGCAATCGCAATTACAACGAAGCGGTGGCCGACTTCCGACGGGTGGAGAACAACCCAATCTATCAGAATCAGGTACCCAACTGGATTGCCCAGGCGCTTTATCGGCAACGTCGGTTCGATGATCTGCTGACCTATACCGAACCGTTACTTAAGCGCAACAATGGGGCGGGCATGAATGAAGTGGCCCTGTTTACAGCGGAAGTCTTTTATCAGCAAAACCAGTTCGCCAGAGCAATTCCGTATTACAAACAGTACATCAACGCGACGGGTGCCAAAGCACCGGGCGCAGTTAAGTTCCGGTACGGCCAGTCCTTATTCCGCACGGGTGCCTACAATGACGCCATCACGCAACTCAAATCGCTGGCGGGTGGCAAAGACACAACGGCCCAGTATGCGGCCTACACGCTTGGGGTCAGCTACCTGCAAACTCAGAACCCAACCTACGCGTTGAATGCTTTCGATCAGGCGGGACGGCTATCGTTCAATCGGGAGATTCAGGAGGAAGCCCGATTCAACCACGCCAAGCTGCAACTCGATCAGAATAATGGCGCCGATGCCGTAAAGGAACTGACTGCTTTTCTGAAGCAATACCCCGACAGCAAGTTCGAGAATGAAGCCAACGAGTTGGTCGGCGAAGCGTACTATGCGTCCAACAACTACCCGGCAGCGATTGCCTACATTGAAGGTTTGAAACGCCGGACGCCTAAAATTAACGCAACCTACCAGCGGCTAACCTTCAATCAGGGCGTTAACGATTTCAATGCCGAACGCTACCAACAAGCCGTTGCCAATCTGGATAAGTCGTTGAAGTTTCCCGTCGACAACGAGCTACAGCAGGCCGCTCAGTTCTGGAAAGCCGAAGCCTACTCCGCCGGGAAGCAGTATGATACGGCAATTCCTCTTTATGCCAGTATAAAATCGGGCGCTGGCGATTACTCCACCAAGAGCTTGTATGGCCTGGGCTACGCGTATTACAATAAAAAGGATTACGCCCGCGCGCTGCCCTATTTCCGGGATTTTGTGAGTAAGGGCGCAAGTGCCGATGGTGGCGTTCAGGTACAGGATGCTACCATCCGCCTTGCCGACAGCTATTTTGCCACGAAGCAGTACGAAAATGCACTACGTGCTTACGATCAGGCCATTGCACAGAATGCTCCGGATAAAGATTATGCTTCTTACCAAAAAGCGGTCATTCTAAGCTACGTCGGCCGCGACGCGGAAGCAAAGGCCCAATTCGATCAGGTGCAACGGCAGTATCCGAATTCGCGCTTTGTCGATGAGTCGTTGTTCCAGAAAGCAAATGTCGATTTCGAAAAAGGGGCCTACCAAGTGGCCATTCAGGAATTTACCAAGCTGATTCAGGATAAACCCAACAGTTCGCTCGTTCCGGCAGCCCTCTTGAAGCGGGCCATTGCCTACGGTAACCTGCAACAGTATGATCCGGCCGTAGCGGACTACAAACGGATTCTGGATAATTACGGTGACTCCGATCAGGCGCAAAGTGCTTTGCTAGGTATTCAGAATACGTTGAACGATGCTGGTCGGCCAGAAGAGTTTTCCCAGGTTCTGGGCCAGTATAAAAAAGGGAATCCGGGAAGTACAGATGTCGAACGGGTTCAGTTTGATAACGCCAAAAACATCTATTCGACCGGTAAATACGAGCAGGCCATTCAGTCGTTTCTGGCGTTTATGCAGGAATATCCCGCCAGCCCCGGCACCAATGAAGCCCGGTATTATCTGGCCGAATCGTATCGCCAAACCAATGATGTTGCAAATGCCCTTCGCTATTATAACCTGGTGATTGCCGACAATAAATCTGATTTTCTGATTCGGGCCGCCAGCCGGGCGGCTGATCTGGAAGCGAAACAGAAAAATTATCCGCGTGCCATTCGCAACTACCAGATCATCCAAAGCCGGGCCAACAGCAAGGCTGAGCAGGTTACGGCTCAGTTAGGCCTGATGGATACCTATTTTGTTTACCCAAAACTCGATTCAGCAGCCGCTATCGCCCGTGAGGTTGTGGCCGGTGGAAATGTGGTGGCGGGTGCGCAGAACCGGGCGCAGTTGATGTTGGGCAAAGTAGCGCTGGCTAAAAACGACTACAAAACAGCACAGGCTGACTTTGAGAAAACCATTGCCTTGGCCAAAGATGTTAGTGGAGCCGAAGCGCAATATTTTCTGGGCGAA
- a CDS encoding M61 family metallopeptidase has translation MKKNARLLYLLTVWTFFIPFSSTASPKLTDEETPPAVSPGVTYVLSMPEPQTHYFEVEMQLKNVAAATNAKKNGYLDIKMPVWTPGSYLIREYAKNVEAFTASAGGKPVASEKIRKNAWRVYTADDNLTIRYRVYANELTVRTSFVDADHGYVTPAGMFMYHDALKNIPLRVVVQPYKAWKNVATGLEPISGQNYTYEAADFDLLVDSPIEIGNHHTFNFTAANIPHTVAMFGDVDYNEQRLAADYKRVCEAAATVVGEHPCKQYTFIVHHIPPGGGGLEHLNSTTLETTRNAYATEANYKRFLSLVAHEYFHLWNVKRIRPVALGPFDYENENYTHMLWLSEGCTSFYQEYILRRAGFHTPEAYLALVASSITEIENQPGTRVQSAAESSWDAWIKGYRPNENSANTTISYYSKGSVLGSLLNLAILSASNGERNMDDLLRLLYAEYYKKQKRGFTDDEFRKAAEQVAGRKLDDFFNIGVNTADPINYNAYFEPVGMKLVNVAAKLQDGFLGAATTVANGKSTISSVRRGSAAYTDGLNVGDEIISIDGVRVGDDLLRQVSGRRVGDKINVLVNRAGLLREIPVTLSQNPLVSYRLEPVDNQTATQKALYAKWLYIK, from the coding sequence ATGAAAAAAAACGCCCGGCTTCTGTATTTACTTACTGTCTGGACATTTTTTATTCCATTTTCATCAACTGCTAGTCCTAAACTTACCGATGAGGAAACCCCTCCGGCTGTCTCGCCTGGTGTCACGTATGTGCTCTCGATGCCCGAACCACAAACGCACTATTTTGAGGTAGAAATGCAATTGAAAAATGTGGCCGCTGCTACGAATGCGAAGAAAAATGGCTATCTGGACATCAAAATGCCGGTCTGGACACCGGGCTCTTATCTGATTCGCGAATATGCCAAAAATGTAGAGGCCTTCACGGCGTCGGCGGGTGGCAAGCCCGTTGCCAGTGAGAAGATCCGCAAAAATGCCTGGCGAGTGTATACCGCTGACGATAACCTGACCATTCGCTATCGGGTGTACGCCAATGAACTGACCGTCCGGACTAGTTTCGTGGACGCCGACCACGGCTATGTGACGCCCGCCGGTATGTTCATGTACCATGATGCGCTGAAAAACATACCACTCCGTGTGGTTGTACAACCGTATAAAGCCTGGAAAAACGTCGCTACCGGCCTCGAACCGATCAGTGGTCAGAACTATACGTACGAAGCGGCTGACTTTGATCTGCTGGTTGATTCGCCCATCGAGATTGGAAATCATCATACATTCAACTTTACAGCCGCCAATATTCCGCATACGGTGGCTATGTTTGGCGATGTAGACTATAACGAACAGCGCTTAGCGGCTGATTATAAGCGCGTTTGTGAAGCGGCTGCCACGGTAGTAGGGGAACATCCCTGTAAACAGTATACATTTATTGTGCATCACATTCCACCGGGCGGGGGTGGTCTTGAACACCTTAATTCGACAACCCTCGAAACGACTCGCAATGCTTACGCCACTGAAGCCAACTATAAACGGTTTCTGTCGCTGGTAGCCCATGAGTATTTCCACCTTTGGAATGTTAAGCGTATTCGGCCGGTAGCGTTGGGGCCGTTTGATTACGAGAACGAGAACTATACGCACATGCTCTGGCTGTCAGAGGGTTGTACGTCCTTCTACCAGGAGTATATTCTACGCCGGGCGGGATTTCATACGCCGGAAGCTTACCTGGCGCTTGTGGCCAGCAGCATTACGGAGATAGAGAATCAGCCGGGTACACGAGTACAGTCGGCAGCAGAATCGAGCTGGGATGCCTGGATCAAAGGGTACCGGCCTAATGAAAACTCGGCCAACACCACCATATCCTATTACAGCAAAGGGAGTGTACTTGGAAGTCTGCTAAATCTGGCGATTCTGTCGGCCAGCAACGGCGAACGCAATATGGACGATTTGTTACGGCTCCTGTACGCTGAATACTACAAAAAGCAGAAGCGTGGGTTTACGGATGATGAATTTCGGAAGGCGGCCGAACAGGTAGCGGGCCGCAAACTTGATGATTTCTTCAACATCGGTGTCAATACGGCCGACCCCATAAATTATAATGCTTATTTTGAGCCCGTGGGCATGAAGCTGGTCAATGTGGCTGCTAAACTACAGGATGGTTTTCTGGGGGCAGCCACAACGGTAGCTAATGGAAAATCAACCATTTCCAGTGTTCGGCGCGGGTCAGCAGCGTATACGGATGGCCTCAACGTGGGCGATGAAATCATTTCGATTGACGGCGTACGGGTGGGTGATGATCTGCTGCGTCAGGTTAGTGGTCGGCGGGTGGGCGACAAAATCAATGTGCTGGTAAACCGGGCGGGTCTTCTTCGCGAGATACCGGTTACCCTGTCGCAGAATCCCCTGGTGAGTTACCGGCTGGAGCCTGTAGACAACCAAACGGCTACACAAAAGGCGTTATATGCCAAGTGGCTCTATATTAAGTGA